A portion of the Acidihalobacter yilgarnensis genome contains these proteins:
- a CDS encoding ClpXP protease specificity-enhancing factor: MTSSRPYLLRAIYQWVVDNNHTPHMLVDASGEDVQVPTQFVQDGRIVLNVAPQAVQALNLGDEYVSFSARFAGRAQEVFVPVQRVMAVYSRENGQGMMFGDDDTSPPSGGPGGTTEPRPNGPSSGRPGLRVVK; encoded by the coding sequence ATGACTTCGAGTCGTCCGTATCTATTGCGTGCGATATACCAGTGGGTTGTGGACAACAACCACACGCCCCATATGCTGGTTGATGCGAGTGGCGAGGATGTTCAGGTCCCGACGCAATTTGTCCAAGATGGCCGCATTGTGCTGAATGTCGCGCCGCAAGCCGTACAAGCGCTTAACTTGGGTGACGAATATGTCAGTTTCAGTGCGCGTTTTGCAGGTCGGGCGCAGGAGGTTTTCGTGCCTGTTCAGCGCGTGATGGCGGTTTATTCACGTGAAAATGGGCAAGGCATGATGTTCGGCGATGACGATACGTCTCCGCCATCCGGGGGGCCGGGGGGCACTACTGAGCCACGGCCGAATGGGCCGAGCAGTGGTCGCCCAGGCTTGCGCGTCGTCAAGTAA
- a CDS encoding glutathione S-transferase N-terminal domain-containing protein — protein MSLVANRRSVMTLFSAPDCPDSHRTRIVLAEKDVTADVIHIDPSRKPEDLVDLNPYNSVPTLVDRDLVLYDARVIIEYLDERFPHPPLMPVDPVARAKARLLMYRIERDWYIPMAELAAADKKSQPRLRKILRESVLSATPLFMEARPYLLGEEFSLVDCSVIPVLWRLSVHGIQLPPAAKAMADYTQRTFARASVRASLSDVERDMIA, from the coding sequence ATGAGCCTGGTCGCCAACCGCCGTTCAGTGATGACTTTGTTTTCGGCACCCGATTGCCCTGACAGTCATCGCACCCGGATCGTCCTTGCGGAAAAGGATGTTACGGCCGATGTGATCCATATCGATCCTAGCCGCAAGCCTGAGGATCTGGTCGACCTCAACCCATACAACTCCGTGCCCACGCTCGTCGACCGGGACTTGGTTCTTTACGACGCGCGCGTGATCATTGAGTATCTTGACGAACGCTTTCCACATCCACCCTTGATGCCGGTTGATCCCGTCGCGCGCGCGAAGGCGCGGTTGTTGATGTACCGAATCGAGCGCGACTGGTACATCCCGATGGCCGAGCTTGCGGCAGCAGACAAGAAGAGCCAACCTCGATTGCGCAAGATCCTGCGCGAGAGTGTATTGTCCGCCACGCCATTGTTCATGGAGGCGAGGCCCTATCTTCTAGGCGAGGAATTCAGCTTGGTGGATTGCTCCGTCATCCCAGTGCTCTGGCGGCTCTCGGTCCATGGTATCCAGTTGCCACCTGCGGCCAAGGCTATGGCCGACTATACCCAACGGACCTTTGCTCGTGCTTCCGTACGCGCCAGTCTGAGTGATGTTGAACGCGACATGATTGCCTGA
- a CDS encoding cytochrome c1, whose amino-acid sequence MRKILLILLCALPLIAQPAGAEEGLHLRSVDVDMTDNAALQRGAKYFVNYCLSCHSLSAVRYNLFERLGLTPEQIRGNLIFTDRKIGETMAVAMRPEDAKRWFGAPPPDLSVIARARGADWLYTYLTTFYLDDTRPTGVNNLAFPKVGMPDVIWQLQGLQAAIPLSGGPHQNSSDVSIDHLNLVQPGTMTPVEYEHAAQDLVAFLVYVGEPSKLERQRLGLWVLAFLALLFVVSYFLKKEYWKDVRH is encoded by the coding sequence ATGAGAAAAATACTGCTCATCCTGTTGTGTGCGCTGCCCTTGATCGCTCAGCCAGCAGGGGCCGAAGAAGGTTTGCATCTGCGATCTGTCGATGTGGATATGACCGACAACGCTGCCTTGCAGCGTGGGGCGAAATATTTCGTCAATTACTGTCTCAGTTGTCATTCGTTGTCGGCGGTGCGGTACAACCTGTTCGAGCGCTTGGGCTTGACCCCGGAGCAGATTCGCGGGAACCTGATTTTCACTGACCGCAAGATTGGTGAGACGATGGCGGTGGCGATGCGCCCGGAGGATGCGAAACGATGGTTCGGCGCGCCACCGCCGGATTTGTCGGTGATTGCGCGCGCGCGGGGTGCTGATTGGTTGTATACCTACCTGACGACCTTCTATTTGGATGATACGCGGCCTACCGGCGTCAACAATCTGGCCTTTCCCAAGGTGGGTATGCCGGACGTCATTTGGCAGCTCCAAGGTTTACAGGCGGCGATCCCCCTATCGGGTGGCCCACATCAGAATTCGAGCGATGTGTCGATCGATCACCTGAATCTGGTCCAGCCGGGTACAATGACTCCAGTGGAGTATGAACACGCTGCGCAGGACCTCGTCGCTTTCCTGGTTTATGTTGGCGAACCGAGCAAGCTAGAACGTCAGCGATTGGGTTTATGGGTGCTGGCGTTCCTCGCATTGCTCTTTGTGGTGTCATACTTCCTGAAAAAGGAATACTGGAAGGACGTACGGCATTGA